A stretch of the Vitis riparia cultivar Riparia Gloire de Montpellier isolate 1030 chromosome 13, EGFV_Vit.rip_1.0, whole genome shotgun sequence genome encodes the following:
- the LOC117928730 gene encoding probable ubiquitin-conjugating enzyme E2 C has product MEVRPNPVDDNSSIPQQHQHHAHAAPSKQLKAAPNPVDTSSVSQRLQKELMALMMSGGDLGVSAFPESESIFTWIGTIMGGNGTVYEGLSYKLSLRFPLDYPFKPPQVKFETMCFHPNIDQFGNICLDILQDKWSSAYDCKTVLLSIQSLLGEPNIESPLNSYAASLWNNQEDYRKMVHKQYFAGEAFES; this is encoded by the exons ATGGAGGTCCGGCCCAATCCGGTGGATGACAACTCCTCAATTCCGCAGCAGCATCAGCACCATGCGCACGCAGCTCCATCCAAGCAGCTCAAAGCTGCGCCCAACCCCGTCGACACCAGTTCCGTTTCTCAGAG GCTTCAAAAAGAGTTGATGGCCCTCATG ATGAGTGGAGGAGATCTTGGGGTATCTGCTTTCCCTGAAAGCGAGAGCATTTTTACCTGGATTGGCACAATCATGGGTGGAAATGGAACTGTGTATGAGGGTTTATCTTATAAACTTTCATTACGTTTCCCCCTTGACTACCCTTTCAAGCCACCCCAAGTTAAGTTTGAAACAATGTGCTTCCATCCAAATATTGATCAGTTTGGCAACATTTGTCTTGACATCCTTCAG GACAAGTGGTCTTCTGCCTATGATTGCAAAACCGTTCTTTTATCCATTCAAAGTCTATTGGGAG AGCCCAACATAGAGAGTCCTCTCAACAGCTATGCTGCATCATTATGGAACAATCAAGAAG ATTACAGAAAGATGGTCCACAAGCAATATTTTGCAGGAGAAGCATTTGAGAGCTAA